In a single window of the Amycolatopsis sp. cg5 genome:
- a CDS encoding replication initiator produces MTTTTENNPADNTQAEKPAVTSEENRRFRGALAADVVKATAEQHGVCTRPFVMEVGDTETGELRYVPVPCGSTVESTCLPCARKAKALRQAQCREGWHRTSEPVIEREKPSQGQRELLEFRADLAAHYREVTAAGDEVEAEELRAEVSSVDAELRASGMTGRLPGLDVPARTAVKRSTKRRQDTPNLPRRKVAKTTVGREYAGKFRPSMFVTLTCDTYGQVRSDGSPVNPAAYDYRRAARDAVHFAALVDRWWQNLRRVVGWDVQYFATVEPQRRAAPHLHTALRGAISHETVKLVTEATYHQVWWPEHDEIVYTDRMPYWDAEAMSFVDPGTRVPLTAWDDAVAAVEVPAHVVRFGAQVHSKGVLGGTEESGRHIGYLTKYLTKSTGEVVDADTVSQRDHHDRLHAELSVTPCSARCAVWLLYGINPKGAGAKTTPGHCKGRAHRRATLGLPGRRVLVSRKWSGKTVADHKSDRRGFVMAALAEIGISKPEPDKARFTWRKVEPGDTQCPPRDHLVMRAIAERITWRAEYDRAMLAANPPPGDGEKTSATRPEAA; encoded by the coding sequence ATGACCACCACCACCGAGAACAACCCGGCCGACAACACCCAGGCCGAGAAACCAGCCGTGACCAGCGAAGAGAACAGGCGATTCCGCGGAGCACTTGCCGCTGACGTGGTGAAGGCGACGGCGGAGCAGCACGGGGTCTGCACGCGGCCGTTCGTGATGGAGGTCGGCGACACCGAGACCGGGGAACTCCGCTATGTCCCGGTGCCGTGCGGGTCCACTGTGGAATCGACATGTCTTCCCTGTGCCCGCAAGGCAAAGGCCCTGAGGCAAGCACAGTGCCGGGAGGGGTGGCACCGGACCAGCGAGCCGGTGATCGAGCGGGAGAAGCCATCTCAGGGGCAGCGGGAGCTATTGGAGTTCCGGGCGGACCTGGCTGCGCACTACCGGGAGGTGACCGCTGCCGGGGATGAGGTGGAAGCGGAGGAGCTGCGGGCGGAGGTGTCCAGTGTGGACGCTGAGTTGCGGGCGTCGGGGATGACGGGCCGTCTGCCGGGGCTGGATGTTCCGGCACGCACGGCGGTGAAGCGGTCGACGAAACGTCGCCAGGACACGCCGAACCTGCCTCGGCGCAAGGTCGCCAAGACCACCGTGGGACGTGAGTACGCCGGGAAGTTCCGGCCCTCGATGTTCGTCACCCTCACCTGTGACACCTATGGTCAGGTGCGGTCGGACGGCTCCCCGGTGAACCCGGCGGCGTATGACTATCGGCGGGCCGCGCGTGACGCCGTGCATTTCGCGGCGCTGGTGGATCGCTGGTGGCAGAACCTGCGGCGGGTGGTCGGCTGGGATGTGCAGTACTTCGCGACCGTGGAGCCGCAACGGCGGGCGGCTCCGCACCTGCACACCGCGTTGCGTGGGGCGATCTCGCACGAGACGGTCAAGCTCGTGACCGAGGCGACCTACCATCAGGTGTGGTGGCCGGAACATGACGAGATCGTCTACACCGACCGGATGCCGTACTGGGATGCTGAAGCGATGTCCTTTGTGGACCCGGGCACGCGAGTGCCGCTGACCGCGTGGGATGACGCCGTGGCGGCCGTGGAGGTGCCCGCGCATGTGGTGAGGTTCGGTGCTCAGGTGCACTCGAAGGGTGTGCTGGGTGGCACGGAGGAATCCGGGCGGCACATCGGGTATCTGACCAAGTACCTCACCAAGTCCACCGGTGAGGTCGTCGACGCCGACACGGTCTCTCAGCGGGATCATCACGACCGCCTTCACGCGGAGCTGTCGGTGACGCCGTGTTCGGCTCGGTGCGCTGTGTGGCTGCTCTACGGGATCAACCCCAAGGGCGCGGGCGCGAAGACGACTCCGGGGCACTGCAAAGGCCGTGCGCATCGGCGGGCCACGCTCGGGCTTCCGGGGCGGCGGGTGCTGGTGTCGCGCAAGTGGTCGGGCAAGACCGTGGCCGACCACAAGTCCGACCGTCGCGGGTTCGTGATGGCCGCGCTCGCCGAGATCGGGATCAGCAAGCCCGAACCCGACAAGGCGCGGTTCACCTGGCGCAAGGTCGAACCGGGCGACACGCAGTGCCCGCCTCGGGATCACCTCGTCATGCGGGCGATCGCGGAACGGATCACCTGGCGGGCCGAGTACGACCGGGCGATGCTCGCCGCGAATCCACCACCCGGCGACGGGGAGAAAACTTCGGCAACTCGGCCGGAGGCCGCTTGA
- a CDS encoding helix-turn-helix transcriptional regulator has protein sequence MTRGKGDVIAVRIRVVETEGLWGPEELEAYLGIPEKTLRDWRLKQYGPPFFRMGKHVRYEPAEVRAWLATLNAA, from the coding sequence TTGACCAGGGGGAAGGGGGACGTCATAGCGGTACGCATCCGGGTTGTTGAGACAGAAGGGCTGTGGGGACCGGAAGAACTGGAGGCATACCTAGGAATTCCAGAGAAGACGCTGCGGGACTGGCGGCTCAAGCAGTACGGGCCGCCGTTTTTCAGGATGGGTAAGCACGTCCGCTACGAACCGGCAGAGGTCCGGGCGTGGCTAGCCACCCTGAACGCGGCCTGA